In a single window of the Salvelinus namaycush isolate Seneca chromosome 18, SaNama_1.0, whole genome shotgun sequence genome:
- the LOC120063565 gene encoding natterin-3-like, producing MTVRMKLFVLVVVSLLHLGLSCAQDAGSPPGSLQDIVRKSSLRQKVSLLNPVLEGKVPLLSSNGPIQVPKNPPEFEDQQKPAPFMFGDNVNLQWLSWNGSLPTAAMGIYNGYTERTDYICKYNCEAGFYTPSKGPYCQYPYGEREYKASEFEILANRDNFEFVEWKEDSYGSVPKNSVRTCSGVGIYVGKNKYGLGKVVPQFKAFFLPWEGDEYWYKSYQVLAINRDAYTQHISHVKYGIDEVEMFHYPPETMRLSGVTNNECQTVVKTVTISKTSEVESTWNIGRTTMLGITAGITAKIPLIGSAGVEFSGEKTLQFNRGTTMVEALSHSVSVELKVPPNHSCSVQMEGRKITADIPFTARLSRTYRNGETQWTSISGVYDGIQIGEIRAVVDRCEPVVDSKPCP from the exons ATGACTGTGAGG ATGAAGCTGTTTGTCTTGGTGGTCGTTTCCCTGCTGCACCTGGGGCTGTCCTGTGCCCAGGATGCAGGCTCCCCTCCAGGCAGCCTGCAGGACATAGTGAGGAAGAGCTCACTGAGACAGAAGG TGTCCCTGTTAAACCCAGTGCTGGAAGGAAAGGTCCCCCTACTGTCCAGTAATGGTCCCATCCAGGTTCCAAAAAACCCGCCTGAGTTTGAGGACCAACAGAAGCCTGCTCCATTCATGTTCGGGGACAATGTCAACCTGCAGTGGCTGAGCTGGAATGGTTCTCTCCCCACCGCAGCTATGGGCATCTACAACGGCTACACCGAACGCACCGACTACATCTGCAAATACAACTGCGAAGCCGGCTTCTACACACCTAGCAAGGGCCCGTACTGCCAATACCCCTACGGTGAGAGAGAGTACAAAGCCTCAGAGTTTGAGATCCTGGCCAACAGAGACAACTTTGAGTTTGTTGAGTGGAAGGAGGACTCATACGGCTCGGTGCCCAAAAACTCAGTTAGaacgtgctctggagtgggcatcTACGTTGGGAAGAACAAGTATGGCTTGGGGAAGGTGGTCCCTCAGTTCAAGGCTTTCTTCTTGCCCTGGGAGGGCGATGAGTACTGGTACAAGAGCTACCAGGTCCTGGCCATCAACAGAGACGCCTACACCCAGCATATCTCCCACGTCAAGTATGGCATTGATGAGGTGGAAATGTTCCACTACCCCCCTGAGACCATGCGCCTCTCCGGCGTCACCAACAACGAGTGCCAGACGGTAGTGAAGACGGTGACCATCTCCAAGACGTCAGAGGTGGAGAGCACCTGGAACATCGGACGCACCACCATGCTGGGCATCACCGCCGGCATCACAGCCAAGATCCCCCTGATCGGCTCCGCAGGGGTTGAGTTCAGTGGGGAGAAGACCCTGCAGTTCAACAGGGGCACCACCATGGTGGAAGCCCTCAGCCACTCTGTGTCTGTGGAGCTCAAGGTGCCACCCAACCACTCCTGTAGCGTGCAGATGGAGGGCCGTAAGATCACCGCAGACATCCCCTTCACAGCCAGGCTGAGCCGTACATACCGCAACGGAGAGACCCAGTGGACCTCCATCTCTGGGGTGTACGATGGCATTCAGATCGGCGAGATCCGGGCCGTGGTGGACCGCTGTGAGCCTGTCGTAGACTCCAAACCCTGTCCTTAA